The following proteins are co-located in the Dehalococcoides mccartyi 195 genome:
- the purL gene encoding phosphoribosylformylglycinamidine synthase subunit PurL, with translation MHRIEVSLKPEWPDPKGNSICRDIQDLGITSVSEVRVIDVFWLEGQLSDSEVLTISGELLSDKIIQTFKYDANCPQAEADGFSAIEVTYNAGVTDPVQETILKAISDLGIKGVTAAKTAKRYLLKGEISADELDTIGSKLLINPIVQHVVKSGSNPFPPNPKYTFKLRKIDLLAEKLKDNMASLGKEFSLSHQELSAIYEHYLKLGRAPTDAELETLAQTWSEHCCHKTFKAMLDYDGQIINNLLKQTIAKATAELNKPWCLSVFVDNSGVIEFDDKWGVCFKAETHNHPSAVEPYGGAATGIGGVIRDILGTGLAAKPIANTDVFCFGQPDLPENELPPGVLHPRRVFKGVRSGVADYGNRMGIPTVNGAVLFDERYTANPLVYCGTIGLIPKKYALPGKQSAGDLVVLIGGRTGRDGIHGVTFASGELNDRSTELSFTAVQIGNPIVEKRMLDTLLAARDRELFVRITDCGGGGLSSAIGEMAESTGVKVYLDKVPLKYSGLTYSEIWISESQERMLLAVKKEKLSEIMALFESEGVEASVIGEFSNDRHLKLFYEDNPVADLQMDFLHNGRPQLELTATRHKHRHPEADFDCPEDLETELKNILSHWNVCSREWIIRQYDHEVQGGSVLKPMAGAENDGPGDAAVIRPVLGSKKAVVISNGINPSYADVDAYNMAASAIDEALRQIIAVGGNLDRVALLDNFSWGNASRPESLGDLVRACQACHDLSLVFETPFISGKDSLNNEFRYNDKLITIPHTLLISAIGVMEDGEKAVSMDFKKAGNLIYLVGKTAEELGGSHYFKNHSFIGNRAPAVNAERAKENMQALSSATAKGLVAACHDLSEGGLGVAAAEMAFSGKLGANIRLADVPLSEKIEREDYILFSESNSRFLAEVSPEHKAEFEKLMQAGDFGLIGEVTAEPRLKISGLGGREIIINTPVSELKEAWQRPMRW, from the coding sequence GTGCACAGGATAGAAGTCTCCCTGAAACCGGAGTGGCCAGACCCGAAAGGCAACAGCATTTGCCGTGATATACAAGACCTTGGCATTACCTCAGTTAGCGAAGTGCGGGTAATAGACGTTTTCTGGCTGGAGGGACAGCTTTCAGACAGTGAAGTCCTGACCATTTCCGGGGAGCTTCTTTCAGACAAGATAATCCAGACCTTTAAATATGACGCCAACTGCCCGCAGGCGGAAGCTGACGGCTTTTCGGCTATAGAAGTCACCTATAACGCCGGGGTAACCGACCCGGTTCAGGAAACTATCCTCAAAGCCATTTCTGATTTGGGCATAAAGGGCGTAACTGCCGCCAAAACGGCCAAACGCTATCTGCTTAAGGGGGAAATTTCGGCTGACGAACTGGATACCATCGGCAGTAAGCTTCTTATAAACCCCATTGTCCAGCATGTGGTTAAGAGCGGTTCAAACCCCTTCCCCCCTAACCCGAAGTATACTTTTAAACTGAGGAAGATTGACCTGCTGGCCGAAAAGCTGAAGGACAACATGGCCTCGCTGGGCAAGGAGTTCAGCCTGAGCCACCAGGAACTTTCGGCTATTTATGAACATTACCTGAAACTGGGGCGGGCACCCACTGATGCCGAACTGGAAACCCTGGCCCAGACCTGGAGCGAACACTGCTGCCATAAAACATTTAAGGCTATGCTGGATTATGACGGCCAGATTATAAATAACCTGCTGAAGCAGACTATAGCCAAAGCCACTGCTGAACTTAACAAACCCTGGTGCTTATCTGTTTTTGTAGATAACTCCGGCGTAATAGAGTTTGATGATAAATGGGGGGTCTGCTTTAAGGCTGAAACCCATAATCACCCGTCAGCGGTTGAGCCATACGGCGGGGCGGCTACCGGCATTGGCGGGGTAATCCGTGACATACTGGGCACGGGACTTGCCGCCAAACCCATTGCCAATACAGATGTATTCTGTTTCGGCCAACCTGACCTGCCAGAAAATGAACTGCCCCCGGGAGTGCTTCATCCCCGCCGTGTTTTCAAAGGGGTACGCTCCGGCGTGGCAGATTACGGCAACCGTATGGGCATACCCACAGTTAACGGGGCAGTCCTTTTTGATGAACGCTATACCGCCAACCCGCTGGTTTACTGCGGTACTATAGGCCTGATACCCAAAAAATACGCCCTGCCGGGCAAGCAATCTGCCGGTGATTTGGTGGTGCTGATTGGCGGGCGTACCGGGCGTGACGGCATACACGGGGTAACCTTTGCCTCCGGCGAACTGAATGACCGCTCTACCGAGCTGTCTTTTACCGCCGTCCAGATAGGCAACCCCATTGTGGAAAAGCGGATGCTGGATACTTTGCTTGCCGCCCGTGACCGTGAGCTGTTTGTACGCATTACAGACTGCGGCGGCGGGGGTTTAAGCTCTGCCATAGGCGAAATGGCTGAATCTACCGGGGTAAAAGTCTATCTGGATAAAGTACCCTTGAAATACTCCGGCCTGACCTACTCTGAAATATGGATATCCGAAAGCCAGGAACGGATGCTGCTGGCAGTTAAAAAAGAAAAACTGAGTGAGATTATGGCACTCTTTGAAAGCGAAGGGGTAGAAGCGTCGGTCATAGGCGAATTCAGCAATGACCGCCACCTCAAGCTTTTTTACGAAGACAATCCGGTAGCTGACTTGCAGATGGACTTCCTGCATAACGGGCGGCCTCAGCTGGAATTAACTGCCACCCGCCACAAACACCGCCACCCCGAAGCTGACTTTGACTGCCCGGAAGATTTGGAAACCGAGCTTAAAAATATACTTTCCCACTGGAATGTGTGCAGCCGGGAGTGGATAATCCGCCAGTATGACCATGAAGTACAGGGCGGGAGCGTCCTCAAACCCATGGCGGGGGCTGAAAATGACGGGCCGGGTGATGCCGCCGTTATCCGCCCGGTGCTTGGCTCAAAGAAAGCGGTAGTAATATCAAACGGCATTAACCCCAGCTACGCTGACGTAGATGCCTACAATATGGCCGCATCGGCTATAGACGAAGCCCTGCGGCAGATTATTGCGGTAGGCGGCAACCTGGACAGGGTAGCCCTGCTGGATAACTTCAGCTGGGGCAATGCCAGCCGCCCCGAAAGCCTGGGGGATTTGGTACGTGCCTGTCAGGCCTGCCATGACCTTTCCCTGGTCTTTGAAACCCCCTTTATTTCAGGCAAAGACAGCCTGAATAACGAATTCCGTTATAATGACAAGCTGATTACCATTCCCCACACCCTGCTTATTTCCGCCATAGGGGTAATGGAAGACGGTGAGAAGGCCGTCAGTATGGATTTCAAAAAAGCCGGAAACCTTATTTATCTTGTGGGCAAAACCGCCGAAGAACTGGGCGGTTCCCATTACTTCAAAAACCACAGCTTTATAGGCAACCGGGCACCCGCCGTAAATGCAGAGCGCGCCAAAGAAAACATGCAGGCCCTTTCTTCCGCTACCGCCAAAGGGCTGGTGGCTGCCTGCCATGACCTGTCCGAAGGCGGGCTGGGAGTTGCGGCGGCCGAAATGGCCTTCAGCGGCAAACTGGGGGCAAACATACGTCTGGCAGATGTACCTCTTTCTGAAAAGATAGAGCGGGAAGATTACATACTCTTTTCAGAGTCCAACAGCCGTTTTCTGGCAGAAGTATCACCCGAACATAAGGCCGAATTTGAAAAGCTGATGCAGGCGGGAGACTTCGGGCTTATAGGTGAGGTCACCGCCGAACCCCGTCTGAAAATAAGCGGGCTGGGCGGCAGGGAGATTATTATAAACACCCCGGTTAGCGAACTGAAAGAGGCCTGGCAAAGGCCGATGCGCTGGTAG
- a CDS encoding ubiquinol-cytochrome c reductase iron-sulfur subunit has product MNIFKAIMGKCDTAPLADDVWSVMDSQITLDLEKLPGLSLKGGAGYMAGKGLAKPVLVVRGQDNNLYAYENACPHGGRKIDPVQGEARLRCCSVNHSTFDYNGKVLSGPAQHKHELRRLLTSQADGKLLISL; this is encoded by the coding sequence GTGAATATTTTTAAAGCTATCATGGGTAAATGTGATACCGCACCCTTAGCTGACGATGTCTGGAGTGTGATGGACAGCCAGATTACCCTTGATTTGGAAAAGCTGCCGGGGCTGTCTTTAAAGGGCGGGGCTGGTTATATGGCGGGCAAAGGCCTTGCCAAGCCGGTGCTGGTGGTACGCGGTCAGGATAATAACCTTTATGCTTATGAAAATGCCTGCCCCCATGGCGGACGCAAAATTGACCCCGTACAGGGCGAAGCCAGACTCCGCTGCTGCAGTGTAAACCACTCTACCTTTGATTATAACGGCAAGGTTCTTTCCGGGCCTGCCCAGCATAAGCATGAACTAAGGCGTTTGCTGACCAGCCAGGCTGACGGGAAACTCCTTATCAGCCTTTAA
- a CDS encoding GuaB3 family IMP dehydrogenase-related protein, with translation MTVPEFKTLRRTYGFDEVAIVPGGLTVNPEQVEIDFKIGNINFSIPFIASAMDAVTNVDTAVAMSKMGGLSVLHLEGIYTRYENPQEILDQIISKPIDEVTAFMQKVYTAEPIKEHLIAKRVSEIKAKGGICAVSIMPANAKKLAPVAVEAGADIISVASTVTSARHVSKSSHGLIFEEFVKMIKVPVLVGNCVSYQACLELMRTGVHGVIIGVGPGAACTSREVLGIGVPQITASMDCAAARETYYKETGRYVPIITDGGFKKGGDVCKAICAGADAVMLGSPFAKAAEAPGRGYHWGMSHPHPSLPRGTRIKVGTTGSLEQILFGPTSVTDGTQNMVGALKTSMGVCGASNIREMQQVEMVIAPAITTEGKSYQLSKCQ, from the coding sequence ATGACAGTACCAGAATTTAAAACCCTCAGGCGTACCTACGGCTTTGACGAGGTAGCCATTGTCCCCGGCGGGTTAACCGTTAACCCCGAACAGGTAGAAATTGATTTCAAAATCGGCAATATTAACTTCTCCATCCCCTTTATTGCCTCGGCCATGGACGCCGTAACCAACGTGGATACTGCGGTTGCCATGAGCAAAATGGGCGGTTTGTCCGTTTTGCATCTGGAGGGTATTTATACCCGTTATGAAAACCCCCAGGAAATTCTTGACCAGATTATATCCAAACCCATTGACGAAGTAACTGCTTTCATGCAGAAGGTTTATACCGCCGAACCTATAAAAGAACATTTGATTGCCAAACGGGTAAGCGAAATAAAAGCCAAAGGTGGCATCTGTGCCGTCTCCATTATGCCTGCCAACGCCAAAAAACTGGCTCCCGTAGCAGTAGAAGCCGGAGCGGATATTATCTCCGTTGCTTCCACCGTCACTTCAGCCCGCCACGTCTCCAAGAGCAGCCACGGGCTTATCTTTGAAGAATTTGTAAAAATGATTAAAGTACCGGTGCTGGTTGGCAACTGCGTCAGTTATCAGGCCTGCCTTGAGCTTATGCGTACCGGTGTTCACGGTGTAATAATAGGCGTAGGCCCGGGTGCCGCCTGCACCTCACGCGAGGTTTTGGGTATCGGCGTTCCCCAGATAACCGCCAGCATGGATTGTGCCGCTGCCCGTGAAACTTATTATAAAGAAACCGGCCGCTATGTACCCATCATTACCGACGGCGGCTTTAAAAAGGGCGGCGATGTCTGCAAGGCTATCTGTGCCGGTGCTGATGCCGTCATGCTGGGGTCACCGTTTGCCAAGGCTGCCGAAGCTCCCGGACGGGGTTATCACTGGGGTATGTCTCATCCCCACCCCTCCCTGCCCAGAGGTACCCGCATCAAAGTGGGAACTACCGGCAGTCTGGAGCAAATACTGTTCGGCCCCACTTCCGTTACTGACGGCACTCAAAATATGGTGGGCGCACTTAAGACATCCATGGGTGTTTGCGGTGCTTCCAACATCCGCGAAATGCAGCAGGTTGAAATGGTTATTGCCCCGGCTATTACCACCGAAGGCAAAAGCTACCAGCTCTCCAAGTGCCAATAA
- the pdxS gene encoding pyridoxal 5'-phosphate synthase lyase subunit PdxS, which yields METGTFKVKSGLAQMLKGGVIMDVTTPEQAKIAEEAGACAVMALERVPSDIRAAGGVARMADPTIIEKIMKVVSIPVMAKCRIGHFVEAQILESMGVDYIDESEVLTPADESFHVWKHDFKVPFVCGCRDLGEALRRIGEGAAMIRTKGEAGTGNIVEAVRHMRSVMGSVRRVQSMSADELSAYAKEINAPLELVLELHKTGKLPVVNFAAGGVATPADAALMMQLGADGVFVGSGIFKSSDPAAMAKAVVKAVTHYKDAKVLAEISKGLGDAMPGLDIKQIEPDKLISRRGW from the coding sequence ATGGAAACCGGTACTTTCAAAGTAAAATCTGGCCTGGCTCAAATGCTCAAAGGCGGGGTGATTATGGATGTGACCACCCCCGAACAGGCTAAAATAGCGGAGGAAGCAGGCGCCTGTGCCGTTATGGCGCTGGAGCGCGTACCTTCGGATATAAGGGCGGCCGGCGGCGTTGCCCGCATGGCAGACCCCACTATTATTGAAAAGATTATGAAAGTAGTCAGCATACCCGTTATGGCCAAGTGCCGCATAGGTCACTTTGTAGAAGCCCAGATACTGGAATCCATGGGGGTTGATTACATTGATGAGTCCGAGGTGCTTACCCCGGCGGACGAAAGTTTTCACGTCTGGAAACATGATTTTAAAGTCCCCTTCGTTTGCGGCTGCCGTGATTTGGGTGAAGCCTTAAGGCGGATTGGCGAAGGTGCAGCTATGATACGCACCAAGGGTGAGGCCGGTACCGGCAACATTGTGGAAGCGGTACGCCATATGCGTTCCGTTATGGGCTCTGTCAGACGGGTACAGTCTATGTCCGCTGACGAACTTTCCGCTTATGCCAAAGAGATAAATGCACCTTTGGAACTGGTGCTTGAACTTCACAAGACCGGTAAACTGCCGGTAGTAAACTTTGCCGCCGGCGGGGTGGCTACCCCGGCTGATGCAGCCCTGATGATGCAGCTTGGGGCGGACGGGGTATTTGTAGGTTCAGGTATATTTAAATCATCTGACCCCGCCGCCATGGCCAAAGCCGTAGTCAAAGCGGTAACCCACTATAAAGATGCCAAAGTACTGGCCGAAATATCCAAGGGTCTGGGTGATGCCATGCCCGGTCTGGATATAAAACAAATAGAACCCGATAAACTGATTTCCCGCAGGGGCTGGTAA